The Pongo abelii isolate AG06213 chromosome 20, NHGRI_mPonAbe1-v2.0_pri, whole genome shotgun sequence genome window below encodes:
- the C5AR1 gene encoding C5a anaphylatoxin chemotactic receptor 1 isoform X1, protein MDLFNYTTPDYEHYDDDMLDANTPVDKTSNTLRVPDILALVIFAVVFLVGVLGNALVVWVTAFEAKRTINAIWFLNLAVADFLSCLALPILFTSIVQHHHWPFGGAACRILPSLILLNMYASILLLATISADRFLLVFNPIWCQNFRGAGLAWIACAVAWGLALLLTIPSFLYRVVREEYFPPKVLCGVDHGHDKRRERAVAIARLVLGFVWPLLTLTMCYTFLLLRTWSRRATRSTKTLKVVVAVVASFFIFWLPYQVTGMMMSFLEPSSPTFLLLKKLDSLCISFAYINCCINPIIYVVAGQGFQGRLRKSLPSLLRNVLTEESMVRESKSFTRSTVDTTAEKTQAV, encoded by the coding sequence GACCTCTTCAATTATACCACCCCTGATTATGAGCACTATGATGATGATATGCTGGACGCCAACACCCCTGTGGATAAAACTTCTAACACGCTGCGTGTTCCAGACATCCTGGCCTTGGTCATCTTTGCAGTCGTCTTCCTGGTGGGGGTGCTGGGCAATGCCCTGGTGGTCTGGGTGACTGCATTCGAGGCCAAGCGGACCATCAATGCCATCTGGTTCCTCAACTTGGCAGTAGCCGACTTCCTCTCCTGCCTGGCGCTGCCCATCTTGTTCACATCCATTGTACAGCATCACCACTGGCCCTTTGGCGGGGCCGCCTGCCGCATTCTGCCCTCCCTCATCCTGCTCAACATGTACGCCAGCATCCTGCTCCTGGCCACCATCAGCGCCGACCGCTTTCTGCTGGTGTTTAACCCCATCTGGTGCCAGAACTTCCGAGGGGCCGGCTTGGCCTGGATCGCCTGTGCCGTGGCTTGGGGTTTAGCCCTGCTGCTGACCATACCCTCCTTCCTGTACCGGGTGGTCCGGGAGGAGTACTTTCCACCAAAGGTGTTGTGTGGTGTGGACCACGGCCACGACAAACGGCGGGAGCGAGCCGTGGCCATCGCCCGGCTGGTCCTGGGCTTCGTGTGGCCTCTACTCACCCTCACGATGTGTTACACCTTCCTCCTGCTCCGGACGTGGAGCCGCAGGGCCACACGGTCCACCAAGACACTcaaggtggtggtggcagtggtggccaGTTTCTTTATCTTCTGGTTGCCCTACCAGGTGACGGGGATGATGATGTCCTTCCTGGAGCCATCGTCACCCACATTCCTGCTACTGAAGAAGCTGGACTCCCTGTGTATTTCCTTTGCCTACATCAACTGCTGCATCAACCCCATCATCTACGTGGTGGCCGGCCAGGGCTTCCAGGGCCGACTGCGGAaatccctccccagcctcctccgGAACGTGTTGACTGAAGAGTCCATGGTCAGGGAGAGCAAGTCATTCACGCGCTCCACAGTGGACACTACGGCCGAGAAGACCCAGGCAGTGTAG
- the C5AR1 gene encoding C5a anaphylatoxin chemotactic receptor 1 isoform X2: MLDANTPVDKTSNTLRVPDILALVIFAVVFLVGVLGNALVVWVTAFEAKRTINAIWFLNLAVADFLSCLALPILFTSIVQHHHWPFGGAACRILPSLILLNMYASILLLATISADRFLLVFNPIWCQNFRGAGLAWIACAVAWGLALLLTIPSFLYRVVREEYFPPKVLCGVDHGHDKRRERAVAIARLVLGFVWPLLTLTMCYTFLLLRTWSRRATRSTKTLKVVVAVVASFFIFWLPYQVTGMMMSFLEPSSPTFLLLKKLDSLCISFAYINCCINPIIYVVAGQGFQGRLRKSLPSLLRNVLTEESMVRESKSFTRSTVDTTAEKTQAV, from the coding sequence ATGCTGGACGCCAACACCCCTGTGGATAAAACTTCTAACACGCTGCGTGTTCCAGACATCCTGGCCTTGGTCATCTTTGCAGTCGTCTTCCTGGTGGGGGTGCTGGGCAATGCCCTGGTGGTCTGGGTGACTGCATTCGAGGCCAAGCGGACCATCAATGCCATCTGGTTCCTCAACTTGGCAGTAGCCGACTTCCTCTCCTGCCTGGCGCTGCCCATCTTGTTCACATCCATTGTACAGCATCACCACTGGCCCTTTGGCGGGGCCGCCTGCCGCATTCTGCCCTCCCTCATCCTGCTCAACATGTACGCCAGCATCCTGCTCCTGGCCACCATCAGCGCCGACCGCTTTCTGCTGGTGTTTAACCCCATCTGGTGCCAGAACTTCCGAGGGGCCGGCTTGGCCTGGATCGCCTGTGCCGTGGCTTGGGGTTTAGCCCTGCTGCTGACCATACCCTCCTTCCTGTACCGGGTGGTCCGGGAGGAGTACTTTCCACCAAAGGTGTTGTGTGGTGTGGACCACGGCCACGACAAACGGCGGGAGCGAGCCGTGGCCATCGCCCGGCTGGTCCTGGGCTTCGTGTGGCCTCTACTCACCCTCACGATGTGTTACACCTTCCTCCTGCTCCGGACGTGGAGCCGCAGGGCCACACGGTCCACCAAGACACTcaaggtggtggtggcagtggtggccaGTTTCTTTATCTTCTGGTTGCCCTACCAGGTGACGGGGATGATGATGTCCTTCCTGGAGCCATCGTCACCCACATTCCTGCTACTGAAGAAGCTGGACTCCCTGTGTATTTCCTTTGCCTACATCAACTGCTGCATCAACCCCATCATCTACGTGGTGGCCGGCCAGGGCTTCCAGGGCCGACTGCGGAaatccctccccagcctcctccgGAACGTGTTGACTGAAGAGTCCATGGTCAGGGAGAGCAAGTCATTCACGCGCTCCACAGTGGACACTACGGCCGAGAAGACCCAGGCAGTGTAG